In one Columba livia isolate bColLiv1 breed racing homer chromosome 23, bColLiv1.pat.W.v2, whole genome shotgun sequence genomic region, the following are encoded:
- the LOC102095858 gene encoding keratin, type I cytoskeletal 14, whose protein sequence is MSWASKESFIGCVERRGGGGMGSTYSSVSTRRSTCGTSGGGRFSGGSCGGGSSRSSYGGAASGGGYRTMRRSSYGGGMSCGYYGGGMSSGGYGASFGSGGSGFGGGYGGSFGGGGGGFGSGGFPGGNMGILSNDEKLAMQSLNERLASYLDKVRSLERENSQLEQLIREWYQKQGPTGTKDYSHYYAEIEDLQNQLVTATVETNKVLLDLDNTRMTAEDFRIKYETEYGLRQNVEADINSLRPLLDNLTLNRSDLEMQFESLKEEMISLKKNHEEEMKLLQNQSGGDVNVEVNAAPGEDLLKKLNDMRQEYENLIRKNREEVERWYEIKMEEVSQQVHSSGQEVESSNRQISELRREYQSLEIELQSQLSMIQSLQSSLEDTERRYNMQLQQIQSMIGPLEEELASIRCEMENQNQEYKMLLGIKTRLEQEIAQYRALLEEGQQDIGISQGGAGGGSSGGGGHGGHGGHGGHGGHGGSSWCSGGRSSGGRTGGSHGGTSYSGGGGGGSGGRTSGGASGSSSGGGGGGGRSCLSRSSSSQSHPGSPCESQGGGENMKLCLEGNKTLERGATMEEVSKAIKTMRMGSLRRVEE, encoded by the exons ATGAGCTGGGCCTCCAAGGAGTCCTTCATAGGCTGTGTGGAAAGAAGGGGTGGTGGTGGAATGGGCAGCACGTATTCCTCGGTCTCCACGAGAAGAAGCACTTGTGGGACAAGTGGTGGTGGCAGGTTCTCTGGCGGCAGTTGTGGTGGAGGAAGCTCCAGGAGCAGCTATGGTGGAGCAGCCAGCGGTGGTGGCTACAGAACGATGCGGCGCAGTAGTTATGGAGGGGGGATGAGCTGCGGTTATTATGGAGGGGGGATGAGCAGCGGTGGGTACGGAGCGAGCTTTGGGTCAGGCGGGAGTGGGTTTGGTGGTGGTTATGGAGGAAGCTTTGGTGGAGGTGGTGGTGGCTTTGGCAGCGGTGGCTTTCCTGGAGGGAACATGGGGATTCTCTCCAATGACGAGAAGCTGGCCATGCAGAGCCTTAACGAACGCCTGGCTTCTTACCTGGATAAAGTCAGAAGTTTGGAAAGGGAAAATTCTCAGCTTGAGCAATTAATCAGGGAGTGGTACCAGAAGCAAGGTCCTACTGGTACAAAGGACTACAGCCACTATTACGCAGAAATTGAAGACCTTCAAAATCAG CTTGTGACTGCGACTGTGGAAACCAACAAGGTGCTTTTGGACCTGGATAACACAAGGATGACTGCAGAAGACTTCAGGATAAA GTATGAGACGGAATATGGTCTCCGGCAGAATGTGGAGGCTGACATCAATAGCCTGCGACCCTTGTTGGATAATCTGACTCTGAACAGGTCTGACCTGGAAATGCAATTTGAGTCTCTAAAGGAGGAGATGATTAGCCTCAAGAAGAACCATGAGGAG GAAATGAAACTGCTGCAAAACCAGTCGGGTGGTGATGTGAACGTGGAGGTGAATGCTGCTCCAGGAGAGGATCTGCTGAAAAAACTGAATGATATGAGGCAAGAATATGAAAATCTCATTCGGAAAAACCGTGAAGAGGTTGAAAGGTGGTATGAAATTAAG ATGGAGGAAGTGAGTCAACAAGTCCATTCAAGTGGCCAAGAAGTGGAATCAAGCAACCGACAGATCTCGGAGCTGAGACGTGAATACCAGAGCCTGGAAATCGAGCTGCAGTCACAGCTCAGCATG aTACAGTCTCTGCAGTCCAGCCTGGAGGACACAGAACGTCGCTACAacatgcagctgcagcagatcCAGAGCATGATCGGCCCCTTGGAGGAGGAGCTGGCCAGCATCCGCTGCGAGATGGAGAATCAGAACCAGGAGTACAAGATGCTCCTGGGcatcaagacccgcctggagcAGGAGATCGCTCAGTACCGGGCGCTGCTGGAGGAGGGACAGCAAGACATTGG CATCTCCCAGGGGGGAGCCGGTGGTGGATCgtcaggaggaggaggacatgGAGGACATGGAGGACACGGAGGACACGGAGGACATGGAGGAAGCAGCTGGTGCTCAGGTGGAAGAAGCAGCGGAGGAAGAACTGGAGGATCCCATGGAGGAACCTCCTATTccggaggtggaggaggagggagtGGAGGGAGAACCTCTGGTGGAGCCTCTGGGAGCAGCtcaggtggaggaggaggaggaggcaggtcCTGCCTCTCCCGCTCTtcatcctcccagtcccatcctggcagcccttgTGAAAGCCAAG GAGGTGGAGAAAACATGAAGCTGTGCCTGGAAGGGAATAAAACACTGGAGAGAGGAGCGACCATGGAGGAGGTGTCCAAAGCCATAAAAACGATGAGGATGG GGAGTCTTAGGAGGGTTGAGGAGTGA